A stretch of Limanda limanda chromosome 7, fLimLim1.1, whole genome shotgun sequence DNA encodes these proteins:
- the LOC133005796 gene encoding transcription factor HES-2-like: MSPNMTCEALPAFSPRVTVAKRKQALELRKTMKPLMEKRRRARINDSLNHLKNLILPLTGRDKTRYSKLEKADILEMTARFLSDIPPVNNKDSADSYREGYKACLQRVSTLLPKTSLDQDACQRVNCFVQQSMSATVSPACLNCCAQSSRSLPQIQQRLLSLKSSFSSRLETQSRSSSAVAPSRAQPQPVNAAMWRPW; the protein is encoded by the exons ATGTCTCCAAACATGACTTGTGAAGCTCTCCCAGCTTTTTCTCCACGAGTAACTGTGGCCAAAAGAAAACAGGCCCTTGAGCTCAGAAAG ACTATGAAACCTCTGATGGAAAAAAGAAGGCGCGCTCGTATCAACGACAGCCTGAACCACCTGAAAAACCTCATCCTTCCCCTCACAGGCAGAGAT AAAACTCGCTATTCCAAGCTTGAGAAAGCCGACATCCTCGAAATGACTGCGAGGTTCCTCAGCGACATCCCCCCTGTTAACAACAAAG ATTCCGCAGACAGTTACAGAGAAGGCTACAAAGCCTGCCTCCAGCGCGTCTCAACTCTGCTTCCCAAAACGAGCCTGGATCAGGACGCGTGCCAGCGGGTGAACTGCTTCGTTCAGCAGTCCATGTCCGCCACCGTCTCCCCGGCCTGCTTGAACTGCTGCGCCCAGAGCTCCAGGAGCCTCCCTCAGATCCAACAGAGACTCCTGAGCCTCAAAtccagcttcagctccagaCTGGAGACCCAGTCCCGCAGCAGCAGCGCAGTGGCTCCGAGCCGCGCACAGCCGCAACCTGTCAACGCTGCCATGTGGAGACCTTGGTAG